In Phycisphaerae bacterium RAS2, the DNA window CGAGATTCCCATCGCCCTGAACGCCCCGGGCAGCCAGATCGTTCACGCGTGACTCTTTCGGACCACAAGTCGGCCGGGCCAATCGTCTCCCTCGCGGCGGTCGCATGGGACTTCGCGCTCGTCGGGCGCACGCGCATGTTGCATGAGGCATGGCATCGCGCCGGTCGCAATTCCGTTTTCATTGAAGCGCCACACTCCTGGCGCGCCGCGATCCGGCATGCAATGCGCGGTGGACCGCACGCGCCGATTCCCGTCATTCGACCGTGGCCCACCTGGCCCGTGCGATTCTGGCACCAACTTGGCGAAGCTCGCGTGCGCCGCGCGCTGCGATGCCGCGCTGATTCACTGCGCCGCCGGCTCGATCCAATGCTCGACTGGCCGCGCGCCACCGCCATCGTCGTAACTCCCGCCTGGTTACCCTGGTTGGACGCTCTCCCCTTCGGCCGCGTCATCTACGACTGCATTGACGATCTTGCCGTTCATGCGCCGCACCCCGGCCTGCGTCGGATCATTGAAGCATGGGATCGCGAATTGATCGCTCGCGCCAACGCGGCCGTCGTGACCGCGACTGCGCTCGGCGAGCAGTTGCACGCGCAGCGGCTGGACCTGCACATCGAACTCATTCAGAACGCGGCGGATGTCCAAAACTTCCTGCGCCTCGCGGCATCATCTCCCCGCCCCGCTGACTTGCCTGCGGGCCGTCGCATTCTCGGTTTCGTCGGCGCGTTGTTTGATTGGATCGACATCGAACTGATCGAGCAGGTCGCCCGACGCGCGACGCAGTGGCAACTCGTGCTCATCGGCCCGACCGATTCACCGGTGCGGTTGCGAGCGCTCCAAGACCTGCCAAACGTCACATGGCTCGGCCCGCGTGACCCGCGCGACGTGCCGGCCTACGTCGCCGCGTTCGACGCATGTTGGGCACCGTTTCGTGCAATCGCCGTCTCGAAGGCAGCGAATCCCGTCAAGCTCTACGAATACCTCGCGCTCGGCAAGCCGACGCTCACCACCGCCGTCGCCGACACGGCCCGTTTTGGCGAAACCATCGATGTCGTTCACAATGCGGACGAGGTGCTTGCGGCCTTGGGCAGAATTGACACCGAGCCGGCCGACGCCGCCGCAAAACGCCATCGCTTCGCGGCGGATAACGACTGGAACGCTCGGGCGACTCAATACGCTCGATTCATAGAGGCTTTGTCACGATGAGCGTCGTGCGAGACGTGCAAACATGGGGCGAGATGGTGAAGTTCTCGCACTCCGTCTTTGCGCTGCCGTTTGCGCTGGTCGCCACCGTCATGGCAGGCCGAAACCTCTCCGCGGGCCACGCCTCGGCGGGCCAGTTCGCGCTCATCATTCTCTGCATGGTCGCGGCGCGAAGCTTCGCCATGACGTTCAACCGCATCGCAGACGCCGACCTCGATGCGCGCAACCCGCGCACCGCCTCGCGCCCGATCCCAACAGGCCGCATCTCGCGCCGAAGCGCCTGGACCTTCCTCGTTGCCTTCGCGATGCTCTTTGCCGCCGGTTGCTACGGATTCCTGCACTACTACGGCAACCGCTGGCCGCTCATGCTTTCCCTCCCCACGCTCGCCACACTGGCCGGCTATTCCTACGCCAAGCGCTTCACGCCGCTGGCGCATTTCATCCTCGGCATGGCCATCTCGTTCGCTCCGGTCGCCGCGTGGATCGCCATTCATCCCGCCTCCGTCGGCAGCGGGCCGCCCTTCCTGCTCATGGCCGCCGTCATGAGCTGGATCACCGGCTTCGACATTATCTACGCTTGTCAAGATATCGACGTGGACCGCCGCGAGCGATTGAACTCCATCCCCGCCGCGCTCGGGATCGGCCCCGCCTTGCTCGTCTCGCGCGGCTGCCACGTCATGTGCATCGGCCTGCTGATCGGGTTCGGCCTCGTCTGCCACCTCGGCTGGATCTACTGGACCGGCCTGGGCCTCACCGCCGCCCTGCTCACCGCTGAACAGGCCGTCGTTCGCCCCAATGACCTTTCGCGCGTCAACCTCGCCTTCTTCACGCTCAACGGTTGCGTCAGCCTGCTCTTCGCCGCCGCGGCGATCACCGATATCCTCCTGTCCACCCGCGCAGCAGCATAGAGTCGCCTTCGCTGCGTCGAGTGGTGGAGACGCACCCTACGGCTGCCCGTCATGATGGTGAGCATTGCCCACCATCCAGGCAAACCACCGGCCACTGACCTGAAGCTATCCCAATACCGGCCTAGCGATGCTTTGTCATTCCCGCGCAGGCGGGAATCCAGAGGTTTTCCAATCACTCTGGACCCCCGCCTTCGCGGGGGGTGACGGTTCTGGGATAGCTTCGACTGGCCCCTGACCACTGCCTTTCGGCTAACCGCTCATGGCTCCTGGCCAAAAGCTTCTTCTAATTCGCTTGACACGTCCGTGGCATTTGAGTTATACTCACGTCATCTCGTGGGGCCGGACGGGCCGTCCACCGGGCAAGCGGGCGGCGAGAAGTGAGCCGTTGGCGCGTCGTTTGACGCAGGAGGCCAAACCAATGGACCGTCGTAGTTCGCTTCGACCCGTAGCTGTTCTCTCTCTCTCTCTCTCTCTCTCTCTCTCTCATGCTCTGCGCGCTGATCGCTCGATCAACGATTGCTGACCCCGATCCGCCACCGGAGCCGCCATGCGGATCTGTCCCGCTGGAGGGCACGCCGGTTTTCGAGGGCGCGATGGGCTGGGCCAAGTACGCGTTTCATGAGCCACCGTCGAACTACTATCCCAGCATGCCGTGTGTCGTATCCAACGGCGACGATTACAACCCCGAGATCAACGAAGAACCGATCGAAGGCAGTTTGAGGTACTGCATTGAAGAAGTCACGGGGCCGCGGCTAATCAAGGTGAACTATAACGGTGAAATCAGGCTCAAAACGTGGCTTCGCCTCGAGGACGAGTCTTACGTCAAAATCACTGGAGAGTACGCTACGGGGGCAGGCCCAACCGTAACCGGCGCGGAGTTCAGGATCAAAGACTGCAACAACATCGTCCTGCGGTACATGCGCTTCCGGTCCGGCGTGTTGGACTCGGAGAATCCCCAGTACCATTGCGGCCGATCGTTGAACATTTGGGGAGACCAAACCGGCTGCAACGACATCATCGTCGATCACTGTTCCATCGGGGCGAGCCGCGACGACAACATTTCGGTCTCGGGAAAGTTGTGTCGGGTAACGGTCCAGAACTGCATCATCGGCGGCGGCACCATCGGCTATTCCCGCGCCGGCATCGGCTCCGCCCACGGCCCTGCCCACGAGCACGAACGGCTGACCTACTGCCGCAATCTGATTACCAACACGCTGGAGCGCCAGCTGGTGTTCACCGGCCCGGGCCGGGTTGACTTCTTCAATAACGTCGTTTCCATCAGCCGCCGGACGCTGGAAATCTGGTCGGGCGATGGGACGAACGGTCCCAAGATGAACATCATCAAGAACCATTTCCAGACGCCGAATTTGTATCTGCTACGGGGCGGATTTTTTGAAGATCCGATTCGAGCCGTCGAGACAGAGAATCCCTACACGCCGAATTCTAACTCGCCGCTGCTCGTCCTTAGCACCGGCGATAACACCCTGCACATCAGCGGCAACCTGTACCTACGGTTCAATGTCAGTGCAGGAGAGTATGAGCCGACTTACACCAGTAACGAATGGAACATGACGGTCAGCCAGACGAGTCCGCCAACCGCCATCTACACAAATTTGGCGACCAGCCTGAAAAAGGATGATCCATGGGACATGCCTTCGGACACAATACTTGACGTTGAAGAGGTCGAGGGGCATGTGCTGGAGAACGCGGGATGTCGACTGCCGCTGTCCAACCCGGCATTGGACTCGTACGATCAGGCGCTCCGTTCCGCGCAGCTCATCACCGGCAACTCGCCGAGCAATGTCGTGTTCCCTGACAATCTGCCGGCGAACGACGGCAAACCCGGAATTCCGCTTCTGGACGCGCCCACGCACCAGGCCACAGGCGTCCCGACCACCGTCACGCTGACGTGGACTCCGAGTGATGAGACGGATGACTATGTAATTTATATTGGCACAAGCACTCCTCTGACGAATCCGACCGCAACAACAGGCAATACGCAATGGCAAGCAACAGGATTGCAAGCCAACACACTTTATCACTGGCGCGTTGTTGCCCGAGACAGTTGTGAACAGACGACGGGTTCGGAAGTTCGATCGTTTACGACCGAGTGATCGGCCAGGGGAGTTGAATCATGCGAAGGCTTTTCCACCTAGTTGTGGCTTTTTGCCTAATTCAATCGGCGGCGACCCGCGCCGAAATTGTTGTGTGGCAGATTGCGGAGCCGCTTACGTCTAACGCGTTCGTGCAGCAGCAAGGCACTACCTATACGAGGCTTGACCTGCGTTGTGACGCGACTGCGGGACAGTGCAAATGGAGGATTACTACACAGGCGTTTATCGCCGACGGCACGTTCACCGGCTATTCGCTTTGGATTCGCGATCCGGCCGGTGGGGCCACGCAGTTGAGCCTCTCTGAAACAAGCGTGGCGGGGGCGCCCTTTACCAATCATGTTCTGCCCCCGGTTGAGAACCGCCCCGACGGCGTGCTGTCATCGCTCATTGTCGGTTTGCCGCAGGGCGGAAGCCCGGTCCCGGCTGGGCCGACCATCTACAACCTGCACAGTTACGTTCTGACGTCGCAGGCCGACATCGCACCCGGCACGCTGACGCAGCTTCGCGCCGGCTCCGAGGGATTCGGTGGTTTCCAGCCTGGTGTCCAACCCCCCTTCAACACCCGCCGAGTCGTCGCATTCGGCGCGAATCCCGGCTTTCAGATCGCCGGCGGAGAATGGCCCAACCCGGTCATTCACATCAACTACGTCCCCGAGCCAACCACCGCCGCGATGCTCCTCGCCCCGGCGGTGCTGCTGCTGTCACGGCGCGGGCTGCGCGATCGCTCCCACCGGCGCGATCAGCGTCGCCGCGATTGAACCGAGCCGCAACCATCAAGGAGCGGGTTCGTGCCGGTCCGAGCCGCCGCAGTGATGCGGCGGACCCCATTTCTCGTGGTGCGTCGAGGACGCACCCTACGACTACTGGGCCTCACCGCCGCCCTGCTCACCGCAGAACAGGCCGTCGTCCGCCCCAATGACCTTTTGCGCGTTAACCTCGCCTTCTTCACGCTCAACGGCTGCGTCAGCCTGCTCTTCGCCGCCGCGGCGATCACCGACATCCTCCTGTCCACCCGCGCGACGGCATAGAATTCCGCCATAAATCCGCCCTGCCACGGCATTTGCCAGAAGCCGCCGTCCGGCATATAGTGGCCGGGCTATGAAGCAGGGAATTCACAGGCTATGGATTCTCCTCCTGACCGTCCTCCCATGGGCCGGCGTTTCGGCCGGTCCGGCGCTGGCGGCGGTGCAGGCCGATCTCGCGCGCGAGGCCGACCGCGCGGCGGCGGAGCAAGCCGCTCGCCGATTGATGGATGCCTCTCCGGTCGATGGTGAGGGCGATCCCGAATCCCCTGCGACACACCGCGCGAAACACGCAGCCGAATCACAGCGATCGACCGACGAGAGTCGGTTCGTCTCCGCGCCGTCGGCCATCAAACCCGGCGACAGCGATTCGAACACCGGCATCAATCTGGCGCTTGCCGGCGGGACGACGGAATGCGACACGCACGCCACGCTCGAGCGCGGTGACTCGGCCGCAACCGTGACAGTGGTCTCGGCCCTGCACTATCCCATCTATCAGGCACAGGCGCCGCCACCCACGCAGGGCTGATCGGTCCCGGCGGCGCGTTGCAACGTACTTGGTCGAGCTTGCCGCACATCGGAACAAGGGGTCGCACCCATTAGGCGGCGACGACTCAACAGCGCCATCTCAATCTTTCAATAACTGGAAAAGCAGAATACCAAACACACTCCCGCCATCCCCGCGTCGCCTTGAGCGCGCGGCGCGAACGAGCGATGAGTCATTCAAGCGAGGCTGAAGCCAAGGCGGATTCTCATGAACGAACGTGACATGTGGTGGAAGATCGTGGTGGTCGGATGTCTGTGTGCCCTGGGCTTTGCCAGCATCTGGCCCTTTGAGCAGAAAATGAAAATGGGCATCGACCTGTACGGCGGCTACAGCCTGCTGTACGAGATCGACGACACGGGCGTTGCGCCCGATGCGCGCCGCGAGTTATCCGAGAAGGTCATGCGCGTGCTGCGCGAGCGCATCGACCCGCAGGGCGTGTTCAACCTCGTCTGGCGGCCGGTCGGCTACAACCGGCTGGAGATTCAGATGCCGCGACCGAGCGAGGACGTGCGAAAAGCCCGTCACGATTTCGAGGAATTGCAGGAGCAGATTCAGGCGACGGCCCTGCGCCGAACCGATGTGCTGCGCGCGCTGGAAAAGCCCGTGGCGGACCGCCCGGCATACCTGGAGAAACTGGCCCGCGGCCTGGAGATTCGCACTCCGCTTGCCAATGCCTGCGCAACCGCCTACGACGCATGGCAGACGATGAAGCGCGATTACACGAAGCGCGAAGCCGAGGCGACCAAGGACAACCTCACACGCGACCAAGTCATGGAAGCGGTCAAGAAGCCCGCGAACGAGCGCAACGCCGCGCTCGAAGCACTGGTCCGCGGCCTGCCCCAGCGCAAGGCATTGCTCGAAACCGCGGCCAAGGCGTGGGAAGAGTTCGACCAGGCCAAGTCGGCGGCCGGCGCAACCCCTCCGGCCGACAAGACCGCCGAGTTGAACACGAAAGAGACGGCCTTCATCAACGCCGTGGCGAAGGTGATGGAGCTGAACGTCGATCCGAACAAGTTCGAGGACGGGCCGACGATCGACAAGGTGCTAAAACTGGAGATGGAGTTCGACGCAGCGCTGGCCGCACTGATGGCGACCAATCTGGACATCGGTCGATTGCAGACGGTGCTCGATTCCAAGGCCGGCACCAAGAACCGCACCGAGGCGATGGCGCGGCTCACCTTGGATTACCCGCACATGACGGCCCAGATCGAAGGACTGGTGAAGGCCAACGATCGGCTGAACACGAAGCGCAAGGGCGAAGGGCGACTTGAAGACCCGGCCGACCTGCAGCGCATGCTGAAGGGCGCGGGCGTGCTGGAGTTTCGCATCCTCGCCGCCAACGAAACGTCGGACATCAGCAAGTTCGAGACTTATCGCGAGTCCCTGCGGACGCGCGGGCCGCGCCGCGCGCCGGGTGAAGAGAACTACCAGTGGTTCGAAATTCAAGACCCGACGGCCTTCCTGAAAATCAAGGATCGGGTCAAGTTCGAGCAGGAATTTGAACAGACCAAGCTCAATAACACCCTGGTGGTGGATCGATTCGGCGACAAGTATTACGTGCTGTCTTACATCACGCCGGACCAATCCATGACGCACCGGGTCGGCGAATCGACCTGGGCGCTGACGGCGGCACGATTCACGCGCGACGACGTCGGCCTGCCGGCCATCGGATTCAGCCTCAACGAAGCAGGCGGTGACAAGTTCGCCACACTCACTCGAATCAACAAAAACCGCCAACTCGCCATCTTCATCGACGATCAGTGCGTCTCGCATGCGACCATTCAAGCCGTCATCCGCACCGAGGGCATTATCCACGGCAGCTTTACGCCGCAGGAAGTGCAGGAAATGGTTCGCAAGCTCGACGCCGGCAGTCTGCCGCGCAAGCTTAAGGACCCGCCGATTTCCGTCCGTGCCATCGGCCCGTCACTCGGCGAAGCCAACCGCACCGCCGGCCTCACCGCCGCCAAGTGGGGCCTGATGGCCGTTGTCGCGTTCATGCTGGTCTACTACCGCTACGCCGGAACCGTCGCCCTCTTCGCGGTCGGCATGAACTTGCTGTTCACGCTCGCGGTCATGGCCATCATGGGGGCGACGCTCACCCTGCCCGGCATCGCCGGCCTCGTGCTCGCCCTGGGCATGTCCGTCGACGCCAACGTGCTGATCAACGAACGCATCCGCGAGGAATTGCAAAAGGGAACGGCCATGCGCATGGCCATTCGCCTTGGATACGAGCGGGCCTTCAGCGCGATTCTCGACTCGAACCTCACGACCCTGCTCACCTGTCTCATTCTTTACGTGCTGGGCAGCGAGGAGATCAAGGGCTTCGGCCTCACGCTGGGCATCGGCGTCTTCATCAACCTGTTCACCGCGTACTTCGTCACCAAGATGTTCTTCGAAACCATGGTGATGCCGGTCATCCCGCGCGAAATCACTCGACTGCCGGGAATCTTCGCCGCGGGCATCGCCGGCTTCGGCGGACTGCTCTACGGCGCGGGCCATCTTTGGAACGCTCCGGAGCTGCGCGATCAGTCGGTGCTGATGGGCTTCGGCAAGGCCGTGGCCTGGATGGCGCCGGGCGTGCTGGTGATTCTCGTACTGATGTTCATCATGCGCGGCATCCACCAGTCGTTCCAAAGCAGCGGGCGGCCGAGGCTCCCGATGATGAACCTGGTCGGCACGCCAAGAATTAATTGGATTGGACTAAAGCCGATGTTCTTTACGTTCTCAATCGGGATCACAGTCATCGGCCTCGCGGCGTTCTTCTCGCTCGGCAAGCAAAACCTGTATGACATTGAGTTCCTCGGTGGAACCGCCGCACAGATCGACCTCGTCAAGCCCGGGTCCCTCGACCAGACTCAAATTGGCGAGCGCCTGGAGCAATCAGCGACGAAGCTCCGCGGGCTTGCCGACTCGATGGACAAGGCCACGGCCACGGCGGCCGGACCGGATACGTTTACGGTGAATTGCCCCGGCGTGCCGGCGGTGCGCCTTGAGCCGGTGATTCGAGACGTGATGAAAGAGCAGTTAAGCGAGGTCGGCCCGATTGCCTACAGCGATCCGGGAGCCGAGTCGGTGAGCATTCGCACGCGGACCGAAGCGAAAGTCGACGAGGCGGGCATGAAGACATTTCTCGCTTCCATGGCGGAGCGCCTGCGGCGCAGTGCCGAATCGATCGGCCGGGCGCAAGTCCAGAGCGTGCAATCGGCCGAGCCGGGCGCGCCGCGCGGTGCGTCGTTTGAGATTGTGACCCTGGAAACGAACAAGGACCTGGTCGTCGCGGCGATCATGGATCACCTGAAGGATGACTTGAGCGTGCAACAAGCGCTGACGTTCAACCTGATGGAGGACAAGTCGTCGGGCAACGTGCCCTACTTCGCTGTGCGAAGTGAAAACGCGCGCGAGCTGAACCTGCCGATCACGCCGGAAGAGGTCACCGAAATCGACCTGGCCGGGTGGCGCGGCGGCGTGGCGATGATCCTCGACAAGGTCTCGCCGCCCCAGAAGCTGGAATCGCTTCAGAGTCGCCTGCGGGCGATGCGGCTGCAACCGGGCTTCGAGTCGCACGGCTGGCGGCAGTCGGCGGTGTTCGGACTGAAGGAAGCCGCGGGGAGTGGCGACGCCTATGAACGCGTCATGGTCGTCGTCGCGGACGAGAACTTCCCGATGCTCGACGAACAAGGCGGCTTGTCGTCGGCATGGGTGACAGACCTCGCCGAGCAGGAGGTCAAACTCATTCAGGATGCCCTGCAGCGCCAGACGTCTCTTAGCCAGATCACGCAGTTCGACAAGCAGGTGTCTGGCGAGGCGCAGACTGACGCCTACATCGCCATCACGTTGAGCTGGCTTATCATCATCCTTTACGTCTGGTTCCGATTCGGCAACGTCCGATGGGGCATGGCGGCTGTCGTCGCCCTGATCCACGACATTTGTGTGGCCCTGGGCTTCATCGGTCTGGCGCACTACGCAGCCGGGACGCCGATCGGCCGAGCGCTGATGCTCGAGCCGTTCCGCATCGACCTAGCGATGGTGGCAGCGGTCATGACCATCATCGGTTACTCGGTGAACGACACGATCGTCATCTTCGACCGCATCCGCGAGAACCGCGGACGGTTGAAGGATGTCAACCCCGAGCTGGTCAATACCGCCATCAGCCAGACGCTGGGACGCACCCTCTTGACCGGAACGACAACCTTTGCGACGATTCTGATCATGTACATCTTCGGTGGCCCGGGGATTCATGGCTTCAACTACGCCATGTTCATCGGTATCCTGACCGGAACGTACAGTTCGTTCGGCGTCGCGAGCCAGTTGCTCGTCCGGCGCGGACGAGGCGGCGCGGACGTTGGAGCCATGCGGCCGGCAACAGCGTAACGCCGGGACGGCGTTCGCGGCGAGACAATCCAACGGCGGGCTTGCCGCCGCGGCAGCACGGCGCGGTTCACGGGTCATTGCCGACTCGTCGGCCGAGTATCACGGAGGATCATCATGAGCACCGAAGCACGGATCGGAGTGGTGGCCGGACTGTTCATCGTCGTTGTGACGAGCGTCTATTTCTTCTACGGCCAGTCCTCCAAGATGGACGACTTGCTGGTCACGTCCACCGGGGCCAAGGTCTCGCCGCCGCCGAAGATTCCCGCAGCGGGCGAGGCGGCCAAGCCCGCCGCGCCGGTTTCAACGCCACCGACTGCCCTGGCGAACCAGAAATCTTCAACACCGCAGCCGAACGGTGCGGCCGCAAGTCCCTTCATTCTCGACCGTTCGCCGTCAACCGTTGACGCGGATCGTCTTGCGAATGCCGACCCGTCCAGTCGATTGAACGCGCCGTTGAGCGCGCCCCCCGGTGCGTCCACGCCGACGGCAACTGACAACGGGCCGACCATTGGCGTGGCGCGCGGCGCGCCTCCGCGAATCGGTGGCGACCCCGCCCGCGGGGCCGGCACGACAGGCGACGATCTCGCTCCAACGACATGGGACCGGTTGTCCAAGTCGACCGAGAAACCCGCCGAGCGCGTCGCGCTGGATGACAAGCCCGCTTCGGCCTCCGAGGACATGCCATCACTGGCGGTTGGCGGAGCGGATCATCGAAATGACTCAAAGCTGTCTCCGGCGAGTGGCGAGAGCCCGGCCAAGCCGCGTGAGCCGACGGGCTCGCTCGCCGTTGATTCACGCCGTCAACTCAACGCGCCGCCGGTTGAATCGAAGCCTGCCTCGGCTGCGGCGACCTGGCCCAAACAACACAAGATCGTCTCGGGTGACACGCTCATCGGGCTGGCCTTTGCGTATTACGAAGACACGTCGCGGGTCAGCGCCATCCTTGCCGCCAATCCGCAGATCAAGAACCCGCGAGGATTGAAGATCGGACAGGTTGTCACGATCCCCGCGCCCGGGGCCGAATCGTCGCGAGCGACTCAAACGGCCTCGGCATCGCGAAACGAATCGTCCGGCCTCGTCACCCTTACCGGGCGAACGGCGCAGCTGCGCGACGCGAGCGCGTCGGATTTGACCGTGAAACCCGCGGCCGCCCGCACCTACACCGTGCAGGACGGCGACACGTTCTTCTCGATCGCCGCCCGATTGTATGGCGACGGCAACAAGTGGCGGGCGCTTTACGAGGCAAACAAGGCAATCGTCAAAAACGATCCGAAACGCCTTCGCACTGGGATGAACCTGACGGTTCCCGCGAGCAGCAGTCAACGGCCTTGAACCGGCCGCCGCGCCAGGGTCCACGCCAGCAGTCCGGCGTTAACCAGCGAGAAGAACACGCCCGTCCGAAGCCCCAGCCACGGTCCGCTCGCCGCGCGACGCGCCCACTCCGTGTACCAACCCTCCGCGGAACCCGGCCACACCCAGCATTGATTCACCGTCACGCTTAGCGCCAGCAGCCCCGTGCTCGCCGCCCACGCAGCCGTCGGGCGCGCCGCCCAGAGCCAGATCGCGACCGCCGGGAACAAATAGCGCTCGTGCATCTGCGTGGCAAGAACAAAGAACGCAAGCGGCAGCACTCGGGCGGCCCAGTCGATCCATCTCTCAATCGAATCGGCGCCGCCGATCACGCGACGGGCTCGAACAAATACATACGTCCATATTCCAATCACCGCGACCAGCCCGATCGCGCGCGGCGTCAACCCGGCCAGCCAGGCTGAATCGTCCCGCGCGTACACACGAGCCAGTTGCCCCAGATCGGGCGCGTCAATGGGCTGCTGAAGAAACCACGCCGAGAATCCGTTGAGGTGTGTGAATGGATAATACTTCGCCGCGCCGGCCAGCGCGTCCCAGACGCCGTCGAGGCGGCTGCGCACCGGCCAGAGCAGCGCGACCGCGACGACAAATGCGGCGGAAACCGCCCGCGCAACCGCCTGACGGTCCGCCCGCGCGGCTCGAACCAGCGAGACGATCCAGATCGGCGCGATCATCGCGGCCTGCGGCTTGGTCAACATCGCGGCGACCGCCACCGCCGCCATCCAGCCGACCCGCCCGCGCTGCCCAGCCTCCAAAGACAACACCAGCAGCAACGCGAGCATGCCGTCCATCTGCCCCCAGGCGGCGCTGTTGTGCCACAGGCACGGCAGCATTGCGCAGGCCATCCCCGCCGAAGCCGCCCAGGCCCCGCCCACACGCCCCCACAAGAGCCCCACGAGCAGCATTGCCAACGCCGCGTCGGCCAGCACGGCCGGCAGCTTGAAGAAGAAATAGGCTCGCCGGGTCTCGGGCGAGTCGTACGACAGCCCGACTTCTCCGAATGTCTGAATAGAAAGCGGCGCGTCCGATGGTGCGAAGAAATCGTGCACCCTCGCCACACCCCGCAAGACATACAGGTAACCCGGCGGATAATTCGAAATCCGCCGCCCGTCCGGCCGCTGGTCATACAAGGCCGCCGTGCCCAGCGCCGCGCCGCGATCGGCCCACATGACGAACTGCATCAGGTCGCCGCCGAACCCCGGCTGGGTCATCAGCGGAAGTCGAATCGCCAGCGCCGCGGCGAACACGACGATCATCCACGACCGCGTCCAGCCGCCCGTGCGTCCGTCCGAACCTCCGGCAACCGAATCGACCGCCGGCGCGGTGTTCTTTGTCACGGTTTCGCTGGTTGAATCCATGCCCATTTCCGAAGCAACCGCAGGATGCCTTCGTCGCGCAAGAGATAGACGAGTCTTAGCCTCGCCGCGCGAGAGCCCAGTTCCGGCAGCCGACCGGCCGCGCGATCCACGACGCCGATCGCGCGAACAAAGTCCTCCGCCTCGCAAGACGAACGCCCCGCCGTCGCCGCGAAGTATCGCCCCAGCCACCCCGCCACCGCAACGCTTAACATCAGCGCCGACACGCCGTCCAGCACCGCCCAGCCATAATACGCATTTCCAAACGCCGCACGACTGACAAGCCTCTGGCGAACGTATCGCGTCGCCAATTCCTCGCAGGCCGTTCCCTGGTTCTCATGCGCCGGCGTCACGGCTTCGACGCCCTCATGCGTCACACGCCGCGCCCCTCGCACGACCCCTCCCAGTACCTCGTTGCATCCCTCCAAGCCGCGGACAAACCGCCTCGCGCGCCCGAGTTGATTCAACCGAAATCGCCACGCCTTCCATCCAATCGTCCGCGCCTGGCGCAGGTCAAGATGCTCGCAATGAGCGAAGATCGACTGCCGAAACAGGGTCGTTTGCCTCGCTGTCGGCTCGGTTATCTCCTGCAATCCCGCATTGACTTCGTCGCCCGCCAATCCCGTAGCAAGCAATCGAGCCAACTCCGCAAATCGCTCGTCGCGCACTGAATCGAGCCGCGCCTCCTGCAACGCGGAAACAATTTGCCAGACTTCCGACAATCGCCGTTCCATCGAGCGATTTCGATCCGCCAGGCGCTCATCCAACACGTCAATCAGCACAGACATTTCCGCTTCGCTCGCCGCACGATCCGAACGCAGAAACCACCGG includes these proteins:
- the ubiA gene encoding 4-hydroxybenzoate octaprenyltransferase — encoded protein: MSVVRDVQTWGEMVKFSHSVFALPFALVATVMAGRNLSAGHASAGQFALIILCMVAARSFAMTFNRIADADLDARNPRTASRPIPTGRISRRSAWTFLVAFAMLFAAGCYGFLHYYGNRWPLMLSLPTLATLAGYSYAKRFTPLAHFILGMAISFAPVAAWIAIHPASVGSGPPFLLMAAVMSWITGFDIIYACQDIDVDRRERLNSIPAALGIGPALLVSRGCHVMCIGLLIGFGLVCHLGWIYWTGLGLTAALLTAEQAVVRPNDLSRVNLAFFTLNGCVSLLFAAAAITDILLSTRAAA
- a CDS encoding bifunctional preprotein translocase subunit SecD/SecF codes for the protein MNERDMWWKIVVVGCLCALGFASIWPFEQKMKMGIDLYGGYSLLYEIDDTGVAPDARRELSEKVMRVLRERIDPQGVFNLVWRPVGYNRLEIQMPRPSEDVRKARHDFEELQEQIQATALRRTDVLRALEKPVADRPAYLEKLARGLEIRTPLANACATAYDAWQTMKRDYTKREAEATKDNLTRDQVMEAVKKPANERNAALEALVRGLPQRKALLETAAKAWEEFDQAKSAAGATPPADKTAELNTKETAFINAVAKVMELNVDPNKFEDGPTIDKVLKLEMEFDAALAALMATNLDIGRLQTVLDSKAGTKNRTEAMARLTLDYPHMTAQIEGLVKANDRLNTKRKGEGRLEDPADLQRMLKGAGVLEFRILAANETSDISKFETYRESLRTRGPRRAPGEENYQWFEIQDPTAFLKIKDRVKFEQEFEQTKLNNTLVVDRFGDKYYVLSYITPDQSMTHRVGESTWALTAARFTRDDVGLPAIGFSLNEAGGDKFATLTRINKNRQLAIFIDDQCVSHATIQAVIRTEGIIHGSFTPQEVQEMVRKLDAGSLPRKLKDPPISVRAIGPSLGEANRTAGLTAAKWGLMAVVAFMLVYYRYAGTVALFAVGMNLLFTLAVMAIMGATLTLPGIAGLVLALGMSVDANVLINERIREELQKGTAMRMAIRLGYERAFSAILDSNLTTLLTCLILYVLGSEEIKGFGLTLGIGVFINLFTAYFVTKMFFETMVMPVIPREITRLPGIFAAGIAGFGGLLYGAGHLWNAPELRDQSVLMGFGKAVAWMAPGVLVILVLMFIMRGIHQSFQSSGRPRLPMMNLVGTPRINWIGLKPMFFTFSIGITVIGLAAFFSLGKQNLYDIEFLGGTAAQIDLVKPGSLDQTQIGERLEQSATKLRGLADSMDKATATAAGPDTFTVNCPGVPAVRLEPVIRDVMKEQLSEVGPIAYSDPGAESVSIRTRTEAKVDEAGMKTFLASMAERLRRSAESIGRAQVQSVQSAEPGAPRGASFEIVTLETNKDLVVAAIMDHLKDDLSVQQALTFNLMEDKSSGNVPYFAVRSENARELNLPITPEEVTEIDLAGWRGGVAMILDKVSPPQKLESLQSRLRAMRLQPGFESHGWRQSAVFGLKEAAGSGDAYERVMVVVADENFPMLDEQGGLSSAWVTDLAEQEVKLIQDALQRQTSLSQITQFDKQVSGEAQTDAYIAITLSWLIIILYVWFRFGNVRWGMAAVVALIHDICVALGFIGLAHYAAGTPIGRALMLEPFRIDLAMVAAVMTIIGYSVNDTIVIFDRIRENRGRLKDVNPELVNTAISQTLGRTLLTGTTTFATILIMYIFGGPGIHGFNYAMFIGILTGTYSSFGVASQLLVRRGRGGADVGAMRPATA
- a CDS encoding prenyltransferase translates to MPVRAAAVMRRTPFLVVRRGRTLRLLGLTAALLTAEQAVVRPNDLLRVNLAFFTLNGCVSLLFAAAAITDILLSTRATA
- the tuaH_2 gene encoding Putative teichuronic acid biosynthesis glycosyltransferase TuaH: MTLSDHKSAGPIVSLAAVAWDFALVGRTRMLHEAWHRAGRNSVFIEAPHSWRAAIRHAMRGGPHAPIPVIRPWPTWPVRFWHQLGEARVRRALRCRADSLRRRLDPMLDWPRATAIVVTPAWLPWLDALPFGRVIYDCIDDLAVHAPHPGLRRIIEAWDRELIARANAAVVTATALGEQLHAQRLDLHIELIQNAADVQNFLRLAASSPRPADLPAGRRILGFVGALFDWIDIELIEQVARRATQWQLVLIGPTDSPVRLRALQDLPNVTWLGPRDPRDVPAYVAAFDACWAPFRAIAVSKAANPVKLYEYLALGKPTLTTAVADTARFGETIDVVHNADEVLAALGRIDTEPADAAAKRHRFAADNDWNARATQYARFIEALSR